A genomic window from Gossypium hirsutum isolate 1008001.06 chromosome D10, Gossypium_hirsutum_v2.1, whole genome shotgun sequence includes:
- the LOC107915124 gene encoding uncharacterized protein isoform X1 yields MAASSPSASKSTSDATTTTTTTTAAATTPLPHPPPPFQRMDTLPKTQRGLTKPKCIQCGNVARSRCPYRSCKSCCSKAQNPCHIHVLKSNSAFPEKSPTSSTPSSDQKSTQASSQVTPLRVPSFKQLSNAFAQFDNLQVRSKKHLTRKDAIALNDWRFSKLKEFKDRNIGIENDAFDRYIQNISLLEEVFSIKSIDEGSEEDEGSKPSSTLKEDETSVMISGLKLTLKSDPVRTDNARKRIKQIVDQGIEKLHKAEANDDANDPDDQNKLDSRLNKVKSSRIERALVLCDIVDKLSKARNEEDLKSCLELKAQLYNQSIMSTDTAEIEDPGALNKESTGTTVISRQVAYHPSPKMLTQIEIDQETLNKIEAHFTSQEQIEDL; encoded by the exons ATGGCAGCCTCATCGCCATCGGCGTCGAAAAGCACCTCCGACGCAACCACCACCACGACAACTACGACGGCTGCAGCGACAACGCCGCTGCCTCATCCTCCTCCGCCGTTTCAGCGTATGGATACGCTGCCTAAGACACAACGTGGGCTTACTAAGCCTAAATGTATTCAATGTGGCAATGTTGCCCGTTCCAG GTGCCCCTATCGTTCGTGCAAGAGTTGTTGCTCAAAAGCGCAAAATCCGTGTCATATTCATG TTTTAAAGTCAAATTCAGCCTTTCCAGAGAAGTCACCAACTTCAAGCACTCCTTCATCAGACCAGAAGTCAACACAGGCGTCTTCTCAAGT GACTCCCTTAAGGGTTCCCTCATTTAAGCAGCTTTCAAATGCTTTCGCACAATTTGACAATCTGCAGGTCCGATCAAAGAAACACCTGACCCGAAAG GATGCTATAGCCTTAAACGACTGGAGGTTTTCCAAGTTGAAGGAATTCAAGGATAGAAATATCGGAATTGAAAATGATGCTTTTGATCGGTACATACAGAATATTAGTTTACTTGAGGAAGTCTTTTCTATAAAATCTATAGATGAAGGGTCTGAAGAGGATGAAGGATCTAAGCCTAGCTCAACTTTGAAGGAAGATGAGACTTCGGTGATGATTTCAGGTCTGAAGTTGACACTAAAATCTGATCCGGTGAGAACCGATAATGCCAGAAAGAGGATAAAACAAATTGTTGATCAGGGAATAGAAAAGCTTCATAAAGCTGAAGCAAATGATGATGCTAATGATCCAGATGACCAAAATAAACTCGACAGTAGGTTGAACAAGGTAAAAAGCTCACGGATTGAAAGAGCTTTAGTTTTATGTGATATTGTCGACAAGttgagcaaagctcgaaatgaagaGGATCTAAAATCATGTTTGGAACTGAAAGCGCAGCTTTATAACCAGAGCATTATGTCCACCGATACAGCAGAAATAGAAGATCCCGGAGCATTAAACAAAGAAAGTACAGGGACTACGGTAATTTCCAGGCAAGTAGCTTATCATCCATCGCCAAAAATGCTTACACAAATTGAAATTGATCAAGAAACACTCAACAAAATTGAGGCACATTTCACCTCCCAAGAGCAAATTGAAGATTTATAA
- the LOC107915124 gene encoding uncharacterized protein isoform X2, with the protein MYSMWQCCPFQVPLSFVQELLLKSAKSVSYSCFKVKFSLSREVTNFKHSFIRPEVNTGVFSSVNCKNQMFKMCISFCICLDNFSFHAKLSLQGSLQFLNFGIACMTPLRVPSFKQLSNAFAQFDNLQVRSKKHLTRKDAIALNDWRFSKLKEFKDRNIGIENDAFDRYIQNISLLEEVFSIKSIDEGSEEDEGSKPSSTLKEDETSVMISGLKLTLKSDPVRTDNARKRIKQIVDQGIEKLHKAEANDDANDPDDQNKLDSRLNKVKSSRIERALVLCDIVDKLSKARNEEDLKSCLELKAQLYNQSIMSTDTAEIEDPGALNKESTGTTVISRQVAYHPSPKMLTQIEIDQETLNKIEAHFTSQEQIEDL; encoded by the exons ATGTATTCAATGTGGCAATGTTGCCCGTTCCAG GTGCCCCTATCGTTCGTGCAAGAGTTGTTGCTCAAAAGCGCAAAATCCGTGTCATATTCATG TTTTAAAGTCAAATTCAGCCTTTCCAGAGAAGTCACCAACTTCAAGCACTCCTTCATCAGACCAGAAGTCAACACAGGCGTCTTCTCAAGTGTAAATTGCAAAAATCAGATGTTCAAAATGTGCATTTCCTTTTGTATCTGTCTGGACAACTTCAGTTTCCATGCGAAACTGTCACTGCAAGGAAGCCTACAGTTCCTGAACTTTGGTATTGCATGCAT GACTCCCTTAAGGGTTCCCTCATTTAAGCAGCTTTCAAATGCTTTCGCACAATTTGACAATCTGCAGGTCCGATCAAAGAAACACCTGACCCGAAAG GATGCTATAGCCTTAAACGACTGGAGGTTTTCCAAGTTGAAGGAATTCAAGGATAGAAATATCGGAATTGAAAATGATGCTTTTGATCGGTACATACAGAATATTAGTTTACTTGAGGAAGTCTTTTCTATAAAATCTATAGATGAAGGGTCTGAAGAGGATGAAGGATCTAAGCCTAGCTCAACTTTGAAGGAAGATGAGACTTCGGTGATGATTTCAGGTCTGAAGTTGACACTAAAATCTGATCCGGTGAGAACCGATAATGCCAGAAAGAGGATAAAACAAATTGTTGATCAGGGAATAGAAAAGCTTCATAAAGCTGAAGCAAATGATGATGCTAATGATCCAGATGACCAAAATAAACTCGACAGTAGGTTGAACAAGGTAAAAAGCTCACGGATTGAAAGAGCTTTAGTTTTATGTGATATTGTCGACAAGttgagcaaagctcgaaatgaagaGGATCTAAAATCATGTTTGGAACTGAAAGCGCAGCTTTATAACCAGAGCATTATGTCCACCGATACAGCAGAAATAGAAGATCCCGGAGCATTAAACAAAGAAAGTACAGGGACTACGGTAATTTCCAGGCAAGTAGCTTATCATCCATCGCCAAAAATGCTTACACAAATTGAAATTGATCAAGAAACACTCAACAAAATTGAGGCACATTTCACCTCCCAAGAGCAAATTGAAGATTTATAA
- the LOC107915125 gene encoding protein TIC 20-I, chloroplastic — translation MILHGSCMPFGGVSMSSRLSKPFPCTSVFASIPRFSTTDALYTRGSWKQDQDSKSWQVKGLPPLHLSAASTPLLSGDLGGWALTVPSFPRRRSSSLVPRASKDVPYSFRYPPMTKKPKWWWRSLACLPYLMPLHETWMYAETAYHLHPFLEDFEFLTYPFLGAIGRLPSWFLMAYFFVAYLGVVRRKEWPHFFRFHVVMGMLLEIALQVIGTVSRWMPLAIYWGKIGMHFWTAVAFAYLFTVLECIRCALAGMYADIPFACDAAYIQIPYD, via the exons ATGATTCTGCATGGATCCTGCATGCCCTTTGGGGGTGTTTCGATGAGTTCAAGGTTGTCTAAGCCTTTTCCATGTACTTCTGTTTTTGCATCAATTCCTCGTTTTTCTACAACAGATGCATTATATACCCGGGGTTCTTGGAAGCAAGATCAGGATTCAAAGTCCTGGCAAGTTAAAG GTTTGCCTCCCTTGCACCTTTCTGCTGCATCAACCCCTCTATTAAGTGGGGATTTAGGTGGTTGGGCTCTTACAGTACCCTCGTTTCCTAGGCGTAGGAGCTCTTCTTTGGTGCCTCGAGCATCAAAGGATGTGCCATACAGTTTCCGCTATCCCCCTATGACTAAGAAGCCTAAATGGTGGTGGAGGAGTTTAGCATGTCTCCCTTATTTAATGCCTCTCCATGAAACATGGATGTATGCAGAGACAGCATATCATTTACACCCTTTCTTGGAAGACTTTGAGTTTTTGACGTACCCGTTCCTTGGTGCCATTGGGAGGTTGCCAAGCTGGTTCTTGATGGCATATTTCTTTGTTGCATATCTCGGAGTGGTAAGGAGAAAGGAGTGGCCTCACTTTTTCAGATTTCATGTGGTGATGGGAATGCTATTGGAAATTGCCTTACAGGTGATTGGGACTGTGAGCCGCTGGATGCCACTTGCAATATACTGGGGTAAGATTGGTATGCACTTTTGGACAGCTGTGGCATTCGCCTACTTATTTACTGTTTTGGAGTGCATTCGGTGTGCTCTTGCTGGTATGTATGCCGACATTCCTTTTGCCTGTGATGCTGCATACATCCAAATTCCATATGACTAA